The Armatimonadota bacterium region CTGTTGAGGACCAGTTCATCGAGAACGCCTTCGACGACATCTACGTGGACGATAGCGAAGACTAACCTGTACGCAATCCGCTGACCAGGCAGGGCCGGCAGGCGTATTGCACCAGCCGGCCCTGGTTCTCACTTCCCCAGGAGGTCTGGAAGATGGCCGTATCCGCACAGGACGTCAAGAAACTCCGCGAGATCACAGGCGCGGGGATGCTCGACTGCAAGAAGGCCCTGGAAGAGGCCAACGGTGACTTTGAAGAGGCCATCGCCACGCTGCGCAAGAAGGGGATCGCCGTCGCTGCCAAGCGCGAGGGCAAGACCGCTTCCGAGGGCACCATCGCTTCCTACATCCACGCCGGCGACCAGATCGGCGTGCTGGTTGAGGTCAACTGCGAGACCGATTTTGTGGCCCGCACCGACGACTTGAAGAACTTCGCCAAGGAACTATGTATGCAGGTTGCCGCGCAGCAGCCGCGGTGGATCGCACCCGAGGACGTGCCGGAAAGCGCCCTGGAGAAGGAGCGGGAGATTCTCAGGGAGCAGGCCTTGTCCGAGGGCAAGCCTGAAAGCATCGTGGACAAGATGGTCGAAGGCCGCATGCGCAAGTTCTACGAGACCTACTGCCTGCTCAAACAGCCCTATATCCGCGATGACAGCAAGACCATTGAGGACCTCCTCAATGACGTGGTCGCGAAGACCGGCGAGAAGATCGTGATCCGCCGCTTCACTCGATACCAGGTTGGGGCGGAGGGCTAAATGCACGACCCACAGCGCGGGCCGTGGACCAGAGTCATCCTCAAGCTCAGCGGAGAGTCCCTCAAAGGGCCCGAGGAGCACGGGATTCACCAACCCACGCTGCAGGGCATCGCTGCCGCCGTCGCTGAAGCGGCCCGCACCGGCGTTGAGATCGGTCTTATCATTGGCGGCGGGAACCTTTGGCGAGGCGCCGAGATGGCCGAAGTCGGCATGGATCGCGCAACCGCCGACTACGCCGGAATGCTCGCAACGGCCATCAATTCCATCGCGCTCCAGGATGCCCTGGAGCGCGATGGTGTCGACACCCGAATGCAGTCGGCCATCGAGATGCGCGAAGTGGCCGAGCCTTTCATCCGCCGCCGTGCTATTCGGCACCTGGAGAAAGGCCGGGTGGTCATCTTCGCCTGCGGCACCGGAAACCCGTTCTTCACCACCGACACCGCCGCCGTCTTGCGCGCCACCGAGATTGGCGCACAGGTGATCCTCAAGGCCACCAATGTGGACGGCGTCTTCGACAAGGACCCCCGCAAGAACCCCGACGCCGTGATGTTCGACACCATCACTCACCATGAAGCCCTCACCCGCGGGTTGCGTGTGATGGACACCACGGCATTTGCGCTGGCCATGGAAAACGGCCTGCCTATTGTGGTGTTCAATATTACCGACCCGACCAATATCGCCCGGGCATGTATGGGCAGACCCGTGGGCACCCTTGTTCACACCCCCCCGAAGGAATAAACCTGACGGCGTCGAATAGGTCTTACGCGTCATAGCGCCCTGCCCCGGTCCGAACGCGCTGCCATCGCTGCGCACATCCGGGCCGGCAGGGACGCTCCCTTGAGGACGCGCGAATTGGGTTGACCGCGCATGTCTGCATGCCACCGCACGAAGGAGGCCCCGCAATGGACAAAGTCATCGACGATGCGGAAAAGAGGATGCACAAGGTCAAGGAGAAGCTGGAGCACGACTACTCTACCGTGCGCACCGGACGGGCATCTCCTGCGCTTCTGGAACGCGTCAAGGTGAGCTACTACGGCAGCGAAATGCCAATCAACCAACTGGCCACCATCGGAATCCCTGAGGCCCGGATGATTGTCATCACCCCGTGGGATAAGGGCGCCCTCAAGGCTATCGAGAAAGCAATCATTGCCTCTGACCTGAGCCTGACGCCCAGCAGCGACGGTGTGGTCATTCGCCTGGAAATCCCGCCTCTCACCGAAGAGCGCCGCAAGGAGCTCAAGAAGCTTGTGGGGCAGATGGCCGAGGACGCGCGCATTTCCGTTCGCAATATCCGGCGAGACGCCAATTCCAGTATCGACAAGATGGAAAAGAACCACACGATCTCTGAAGACGACGCCGAGCGCGGCAAGAAGGAAGTCCAGGAACTCACCGACAAGGCCATCGCGGAGATAGACAAGATTGCGGAGGCCAAGGCCGCGGAGGTCATGGAGACTTGAGTGATCGGCCGCCGGATGTGACCGCCTGTGAGCTTCCCCTGGCCCTGGAACGGCTAACCCGCGGCGGTTGGACGGTAGCTCAGGTTATCGAGACCGGGCCACCTTCAGCGGGTCCCGGTCAAGGAGTGGCCCGGGTGGTCCGCCAGCGACTGACGGACGGCGGGTCGCTGCAACTTGTGGTGGCCTACCCGCAATATGGCCAGCCAAAAGACCGCTGAACTTCCCGGCCGGGGCGTCTACGTGGTGCAGGTGATGCTCGATACGCCACGGAACATCGCGGTGGGCAGCCTTGGCTGCTTGGCCTTCTCGCGCGGCTCGTATCTCTATGTCGGCAGCGCGCAAGGCAATCTCCCGGCGCGGGTCGCAAGGCATGCACGGTCCGACAAGGCCCTGCGATGGCACATCGACTATCTGACCGCATCCGGACGTGTGCCGCTTGCGTGGGCTTGGGACAAGCCGGCGGAGTATGAGTGCCTGATCGCGGGGTGCCTCGGGCAGCGTTTCCCGGTGGTGACCGGCTTCGGCGCCTCGGACTGTGCCTGCGCCGGACACCTGTTCCGCGCTGCGGCAGGCCCGGCGCTTCGTTGGATCATAGAATGTCTTGAGCCCCCGTGCGCACGGGTGCGCATTTTGGAACCATGAAGTTGGTGACCCTGGGGTCATACGCGTGGGCCGAGCCTCCCGGTCGGCAAGCCCAAGTCGACCGGGACGGTCGACCTCCGCACCTATGACCCCGATTCAGGTGAGACCCTTGACCGACACAACCAGGTGGTATGCAGAACTGGAAGGTCTGCAGATCCCCGAGCATGTAGCCATTGTAATGGATGGCAATGGCCGCTGGGCTCAGCAGCGCGGTCTGCCCAGAATCCAGGGGCACGTCGAGGGCAGCAAGGCCACCAAGCGCGTGGTTCTGGCATGCGACGAGATCGGCATCCGGTTCGTCTCTGTATATGCCTTCAGTGTGGAGAACTGGCGGCGGCCCTCCCAGGAAGTCGAGGGCCTGATGAAGCTCATCGAGCATGCCCTGCGCTCGGAGATTGACGAACTGCATGAGCGTAATTGCCGCTTCATGGCCTCCGGACGCCTCCACGAACTTCCCGAAAGCCTCCAGCGAGCGGTGCGCGAGGGCACGGAAATGACCGCCGGCAACACGGGGTTGACCCTGAACATGCTGGTCAATTACGGGGGCCGGGCCGAGATCGTGGATGCTGCCCGCAGTCTCGCGCGCAGGGCGATAGAGGGGTCGCTGACCCCGGAGGACATCGACGAGGCCTGCATCTCGCAGGCGATGTACGCACCCCACGTGCCCGACCCGGACCTGGTTCTGCGCCCGGGCGGAGAGTTCCGGCTGAGCAACTTCTTGCTCTGGCAAGTGGCCTACAGTGAGGTCGTTGTCCTGCCTACGCTGTGGCCCGATGTTCAGCGCGAGCATCTCGTGGAGGCGATCAAGGAGTTCAATCGCCGCGAGCGCAGGTTCGGCGGGCTGGTATTCAACGGCGGGGTGGATTGAGGCGCCGGGCGCCGGCCGCACACGGGGCAGGCACGCACCGCGCAAGGCCGATGGTATGGTGCCGATTTCCGCATCATTGACGCTCCGGGGGCGCGGGCATATAATAGCAACCTAGGTGTATCGGCCATTTAGTCCGACTTCCTGCTGAGACTGGCTTTGGGACACAGTACGAGCCTACGCTTGTCGCGGCTTGAGACGGTCGGGTTTGAGCGGAAGGCAGAATCGCAGCCTTGAGGGCGGAAACTATCTCGGTTGGCACCGAGATCCTGCTGGGCGAGATCACGGATACGAACGCGACGTATATCTCGCAACATCTCGCGGGAATCGGTGTAGATCTCTACTTCAGGCATACCGTTGGCGATAACATGGAGCGGCTCGTCGGGGTCTTGCGGACCGCGATGAGGCGCAGCGATGTGCTGATTCTTTGCGGGGGACTCGGCCCCACAGCCGACGACATCACCCGCGAAGCCATCGCCGAAGTCACCGGACGGCCGCTGCAGCGCGACGCAGCGGCTGTCGAGCATCTCAAGGAGTTCTTCCTGGCCCGAGGCAGAGTGGCCACGGAGAGCAATTTCAAGCAGTGCGAAGCCCCTGCAGGGGGCGAGTTGCTTGAAAACACCTGCGGCACCGCGCCTGGCATCTTCCTCGACCATGAAGGCTGCTGGTTTTTCGCCGTCCCCGGTCCGCCTCCCGAAATGCGTGAGATGATGCGGCTTTCAGTGCTGCCCCGCCTGGCCGAACGTGTCCGGGCCGAGGGTGGCGGCCTGCTGTACCGCCGGGTTCTGCGGCTTGCGGACATCGGTGAGTCCAATGTGGCCACGGAAATCGCGGACATCATCGAGACCCAGACCGACCCGACCATCGCGCTCTACGCGTCTCCGGGCGAAGTCAAGGTGCGTCTGGCAACCAAATCCCTGGACCAAGCTGAGGCCGTTGCGAGACTGGATGCCCTTGAAGCGCGGATAAGGGAGCGCCTGGGCAAGTACGTTTTCGCCATCGACGACCAGGGGATGGAGGCCGGCGTGGGGGAGCTTCTGCGACAGCGCGGCCTCACACTGGCAACCGCGGAAAGCTGCACCGGCGGGCTCATCGCAAACCGCATCACTGACGTACCGGGGGCATCAGACTACTTCCTGGCCGGCATCGTTGCGTACGCAAACCAGGCGAAGATGGACATCCTCGGGGTGCCGGAGGCGATCCTCGCCCAACACGGCGCGGTGAGCCAGGAGTGCGCGGAAGCCATGGCCCGGGGAGTGCGGCGCGTTGCGGGAAGTGACTACGGCATCGCAACGACCGGCGTCGCGGGTCCCGGTGGGGGCACCGAGGAAAAACCCGTGGGGCTGGTGTACATTGCGCTGGACGGGCCCAAGGGGACTGTATGCGACCGGCAACTGTGGCCCGGAACACGGGACCAGTTCAAGCAGCGGGTGTCCCAGCTGGCCCTGAACATGTTGCGCAAGCAGATTATCGCCGACGGGGAAGGCACATGAGCGAGGGCAGCGAGGACCTGCGCCTCTTCTTCGCGGTCCCGTTAGCCGAGGACCTGCGCGAGGCGGTCTGCCGGGTGCAGGAGACCCTGCGGCGCTGCGGCACGTCGGTCAAGTGGGTCGAGCCCGAGAACCTGCATTTCACCTTGAAGTTCCTGGGCAATCTGCCGGATAGTGCCCTCGCCGAGCTGGAACGGGTTGCAGAGGAAGTCGCCGCGCGGCATGCACCCTTTGAGATCAGGATTCGCGGCTGCGGCGCCTTTCCCAGGCCTGCCGAGGCACGAGCGGTCTGGCTCGCCGCCGCTGAGGGAGCCCAGGAATTGACGGCGCTGGCCGAGGACCTGGAGAAGTCCCTCGCCCAGGCCGGGCTGGCGGCACCCGAGCGCAGGCCCTTCAAGGCTCACGCCACCATTGGCCGCAACAGGACGCCGCAGCACAGCAAAGGCCTCGCGGCGGGGATCAAGCAGGCGGCGGCCACGGACCTCGGGACCATGGCGGTAGGCGAGTTCGCGCTGTTCAGCAGTGTGCTCACCCCGGCGGGGCCGATTTACACAGTGCAAAAGTCGTTCCGGCTGGGGTAGGGGCCGGGCAGGCGGCCACGGCCAGGACTGCCTGTCCCAGGAAGGGCAGACGTCCGCAGACCGGCATATCCTGCCGGGAAATGGCATCACAAATCATCGGGGGGCCGAAAGAAATCATGGCTGCAGGCAAGAAGACGCCGGAAGACAAGGCAAAGGCGCTGGACCAGGCGTTGTCCCAGATCCAGAAGCAGTATGGCGAGGGCGCGGTCATGCGTCTTGGCCAGGAGCCCACCAATCTCGCAGTCGAGGTCATCCCCACGGGGTCGCTGGCCCTGGACATCGCCCTGGGCGTAGGTGGGCTTCCGCGGGGCCGCATTGTGGAGATCTACGGCCAGGAGGGTTCGGGGAAGACCACCCTGACCATGCACCTGCTGGCGGCCTGTCAACAGATCGGTGGCACGGCGGCCTTCATCGACGCCGAGCATGCTTTCAGCCGAGACTACGCCGCACAACTGGGCATGGATCTGGACAACCTGCTGGTCTCTCAGCCCGATACCGGCGAGCAGGCGCTCGAGATCTGCGATGCGCTCATCCACAGCGGAGCGGTGGACGCCATCGTCGTGGATTCCGTGGCGGCTCTCGTGCCGGCGGCCGAACTCGAGGGTGACATGGGCGACTCCCATGTGGGTCTGCAAGCCCGGCTCATGAGCCAGGCTTTGCGCAAGCTCGCGGGGTCCGCTTCGAATGCCGGCACGGTGGTTGTGTTCATCAACCAGATCCGTGAGAAGATCGGCGTGATGTTCGGCAACCCGGAGACGACTCCCGGCGGCAGGGCGCTGAAGTTCTGGGCCTCTGTGCGGCTGGAGTTGCGCCGCTCGGAATCCCTGAAGCGCGGCACCGACATCATCGGTAACCGCGTGTCTGCGAAGGTCGTAAAGAACAAGGTTGCCCCGCCTTTCCGCAAGTGCGAGTTCGACATCATCTACGGGCAGGGCATCTCCCGTTTCGGCAGCATCCTCGACGAGGCCGTGAACCTCGATCTCGTCGAGAAGTCGGGAAGCTGGTTCAACTACGGCGAGGAGCGGCTGGGACAGGGCAGGGAAAACGCGGTGGAATTCCTGGCTGCCACGCCGGACATCGCCAATGAACTTGAGATGAAAATACGCCAGGCGCACAACCTGCCGATTCCCGCCTACCTCTCCTCCGGGGAAACTCACGAAACCGCGGGAGGAACCCTGGACATCGAGGCCGACTAGAGGCTGCGGGCATCAATCCGTTGCGAGGCAAGTTGCGGGATCTGCCCGTTGCCTGGCATACAGGCCCCGCACAGGCAGTCGGCAGGCACCAGCGCCATCAAGGAGGGAGTGATCCGTGAGCGCGCCGGGAACGGTGACGTCTATCCGGCCGCATCCCAAGCGCCCCAATCACTACACGGTAACCATCGAGGGCCAGGATGAACTGGTCTTGCATGAGGACGTGATCGTCGCTGTCGGGCTGACCGCGGGCAAGCAGTTGATGCAGGACACCTTGGACCGCATTGCACACGAGAACGAGCTGTTGCGGGCACGCAATGCGGCGCTGAGACTGCTCAAGGTCCGGGGCAGGAGCCAGCGGGAGCTTGAGCGCTCCCTGGCCCGCAGAGGGTTCAGCCCCGAAGTCGTGTCCGCGACATTGGCGAAGCTTGAAAACCTGGGTTTCGTGGATGACGCGTCTTTCGCCCGTGATCGCACGCGGAGTCTCCTGCGGCGTCACATTGGACGGCAGGGTTTGCTTTACAGGCTCCGTGAGAGCGGAGTGAGCGAAGAGGTGGCGAGGGGTGCGGTGGCGGAGGCACTGGAAGGTGTGGACGACGTGCAACGCGCAACGGAAGCACTCACAAAGCGCTTGAGACGGTGGGAGGACTTGCCCGTGGAAAAGCGCCGGGCCCGTGCCTACCAGCACCTGTATCGGCTCGGTTTCGACCCGGACACCATCTCGAGCGCCCTCAAACGGGCCCTGGCCGATGACTCGGAAAGGGAGGACCTCTGAGCCCCCCTGACAGTCAGCGGGCTAACATGAACTGTCAGACATGGCACTCGCCGAGCCTCCGGGGCCTGCCACTGAATGGAGGTGATCCACGATGGACCCCATTGCCATCGTGATAACCGTAATATCTATCCTTGTTGCAATCGCCGGAATCATTTTCGGCATCACTCGATCGAAGAGCGCCGCAAAACAGTCAGACCAGACACGGGACGAGGTCCAGTTACAGCTTGATGAACAGCGCAGGCAGATCGAGGCGGAGCGCCGGGAGTTGAAGCTCCAGGCGAAAGAGCAGGAGATCAAGCTCAGGGAACGCATCGAAGCCGAAGCCCAGAGAAACAGGAGCGAGCTTGAAGAGGCCAAGAAGCGCCTCGAAGAAGCCAAGAAGCGTCTCGACGACCGCGAGGACAACCTGGACAAGCGCAAGGCGGAGATCGACAAGCGCGCCAGCGAGATGGATAAGCGCCAGCAGAAACTCAAGGAGCTCGAGGAGGAAGCCCAGAGGCTGTTGGAGTCCAGGCAGCAGGAACTGGAGCGGGTCGCACAGATGACCCGCGAGGAAGCTCGCGAACTAATCCTGTCCGATGTAGAGAAGGAAACTCGCCAGGACTGCGCGCAGCTCATACGCCGCATGGAGGAAGAGGCCCGCAGGGAAGGCGAGCGGCGAGCCGCTGAAGTCGTGGCAGCAGCCATCCAGCGTTGCGCCGTAGACCAGACTACAGAGACAACCGTGTCTGTGGTGCCCCTTCCCAACGACGAGATGAAGGGCCGCATTATCGGCCGCGAGGGACGCAACATCCGGTGCTTTGAGCAGTTCACCGGAATCGACCTGATTGTGGATGACACCCCGGAGGCGGTGGTCCTCTCCGGATTCGACCCGGTACGCCGCGAAATCGCAAAGGTCGCATTGGAATCTCTCACCTCCGACGGTCGCATTCATCCGGGCCGCATCGAGGAAGCCGTCGAACGAGCCCGCAAGCAGACCGAAGAGCGGATGCAGGAGGCCGCCGAGGCGGCCATCATGGAAGTAGGCATTACCGGCCTGCATCCCGAGATCATGCGGATGTTGGGTAAGCTGCGTTACCGCACCAGCTTCGGGCAGAATGTGCTGAAGCATTCCATTGAGGTCGCCCATCTCGCGGGCATGATGGCATCGCAGATTGGCGCGCGGGTGAATATCGCCCGACGCGGGGGCCTGCTGCATGACATCGGCAAGGCTGTGGACTACGAGCGCGACGGGACCCACACTCAAATCGGTGCGGAGATCGCCAAGGCACGGGGCGAGTCGCCCGAAGTCGTGCACTGCATTGCCGCACACCATGACGACGTGGAGATGGATTCGGTGGAGGCTGCACTCGTGCAAGCTGCTGACGCAATCTCCGCCGCCCGGCCCGGCGCGCGCCGCGAGACCCTGGACGCCTACATCAAGCGTCTCGAGGGCCTCGAGACTATCGCACGAAGTTTCGAGGGCGTAGACCAGGCTTTCGCAATCCAGGCCGGACGCGAAATCCGAGTCATCGTGAAGCCGGAGCGCATCGACGACCTGGCGGCGCTGAACCTCGCGAAGGGCATGGCCTCGCGCATCGAGGGCGAACTGGACTACCCCGGACAGATCCGGGTCACGGTGATCCGAGAAACCCGGGCCGTGGAGTACGCCAAATAGTGCGAGTTACCTGAAAGCGTGGCGGGTGGATCATTCCTTGCCCAATGCGACCGAAGGCCCAGGCCGGGGCCGGGATTATCCCGGTCCCGGCCTTCCGGTTCTGTGACGACGGTTGGATTCCAAGCCGCCCAAGAATGGCGTGCTCGCTCGTCGAACACCGCTTCGGTTTTGCTGAGCACAGTGGACGGCAGCTGTTCATGCCTCTTCCCGAATACCGATGGAGCGCTGCTGGACAAGCAGAGGCGAGATCACGCCGGCCCGAGGTGCAGCGGTGAGGCCGCCGTTGGTCGTTACATACTCATTGAGGAGCCTTTCTCGTGAAAATCCTCCATGTCGGGGATGTTGTGGGAAGGCCTGGGCGCCACGCGCTGCAGGCGATCCTGCCTCAATTGCGGGAGAATCTTGCCTGCGATTTCGTCATCGTCAACGGCGAGAACTCCGCAGCCGGGTACGGGATCACTGAACGCACCGCCCTGGAGATCTTCGACGCGGGTGCCGACTGCATCACCACGGGCAATCACGTGTGGGCGCAGAAGGAAGCGGAGCATCTGCTGGAGGTCGACCGCCGCATCCTGCGCCCGGCCAATTACCCTCCTGGCGCGCCGGGGATCGGCCACGCTGTTTTCGAGACCGGCGGCGAGCAGCGCGTGGGCGTTATCAATCTGCTGGGCCGCATTTTCATGGAGACAGTGGACTGCCCCTTCCGGGTGGGCTCGAAGCTCGTGGACGAACTGGCTCCAAGGTGCGACGCGGTGATCGTGGACTTCCACGCTGAGGCGACTTCGGAGAAGAGTTGCCTGGGCTACTATCTGGACGGTCGGGCGACAGCGGTCATCGGCACCCATACTCACGTCCAGACCGCCGATGCTCAAGTGCTCCCAGGGGGAACCGCATTCATCTCCGACGTCGGGATGACCGGACCCGTCGGCACCTGCATCGGCGTCAAGCAGGAGATCGTCCTGCGCAGGTTTCTGTCAGGCATGCCCGCGCGGTTCGACGTGCCCAAGGGAGGCCCGGCGTTTCTAAGCGCGGTGCTTATCACTACCGGGCCCGCAAGGGGTCTTCCCGCTGCCATCGAGGCCATGCGCATCTTGACGAATGGCGCGGAGCAGTTATGATAGATGGCTGGGGCAAGCTGCAGTCGTCTCAAAGAGATGCTTTTCTGCCGATCCGCAATCATCGAACGTAGCAACAGACGCTGCTGCCGTAACAGGCCGAGGGCTGGACGGGGCGCAGCCGGACCCGCGAGGGGCCGGTGTCCAGGCTTGTTGCGGGCAAGGGGGATGCACCGTTGAGTTGTCTGAAAGTCGGCTCCCAGTCGGACCCGAACAAGGTTGCCGGAGCACTGGCGGGGACCATCCGCGAGCAGGGCAAGGCGGAAATGCAGACCATAGGGGCAGGGGCGCTCAACCAGGCGATCAAATCGATCGCCATCGCCCGGGGCTTCCTTGCGCCGGCAGGGATCGACCTGGTGTGTTTCCCGGCCTTCGTGGATGTGGACATCGACGGCAGTGAGCGGACGGCCATCCGTCTGTTCATCATGCCCAGATAGCCACGACCTCTGCGCCGGCAGAGCAGGCCAAGACGCAACCGGGACGGCGCGGCCGCAAGCGGTCGCGAGACGACTCATGCCTCTCCACGGCATGGGCGCGTCTCCATCCGGCCCGGTTTTCGTTGTTCTGGGCCTGGGCGGCGTCATAACAATGGCGAATGAGCCGCCAGAACCGTCACAACTCCACCTTGTCGTCCGGCGCGTACGGGGCCTTGATGAAGATTATCCGGATATCCCCGTCGGTGTCATTGATGATGTCGTGCCCTTCGCCCGGCTCCAGCTTGAACACATCGCCCTCGGTTACGCGGATAGATTCGTCGTTGATCACGATCTGCGGCGCGCCGCACTCGAAGTAGAAGGTCTCCTCTACCGTCTGATGCTTGTGGGCGCGCAGGGCCTGCCCGGGCTTCAGGACGATGATCCCCCACTCGTAATGCGGTCCACGGAACAGGTACTTCGGGCCGTGGTCACCGTGACGGAATTGCAGGTCACGCTCGTTTACGCGGTCCATCGGATGCCTCCAGTGTGTGGGATTGACGGCTTAGCCGCGCTGACCGTTTGCGTCGGGCGTCACGAAGGGTACAATAGGCGCACTACCGTTGGAAAGGGGTTGCTCGAAGATGACCCGCATCGCAGTTATGTTCGCGCTGCTGTCTCTGGTTCTGGTCGGAGGCGCCATTGCCCAGGATGAAGAGGCGCCCAAGGTCCAGAAGATCACCGGGCCGCACAATCCCTTCACTCTCCTCCTGCCGATGGACTGGAAGTTCCGGGCCTTCGAGAGCCTCGTGGAAGAGGAGAACGTGAAGACGGAACGGGCAGTGTATGTGTTCGGCGAGAAATTGCTGCCCACCGATAACTTTGACCTGTGGTGGTCTGCGGTCATCGAGCCGACCATCGCCACCGGGGCGGCTTCCGTCCACCGCGTGGTCCTCGCGGAGCCGCTCACTCCTGACGCCCTTCCCGCGCTGCTTGAGAAGGACCCTCGCAAGCCGCCTGACACGAAGGGCGAACTGAAGCAGCTTGGCAAGTACAAGGCGCTCGTCGCGAAGGCCAACATCCAGGGCTTCATCATGAGCAGCGTGTACATTGTGAACGGCAAGGCGATGTACCTGGGATTCATCAACGGGCCCGAAGCGTTGGTGAACCCGAAGATGGAGGAGTTCATCAAGATCATGTCCAGCCTCGAGGCGCCGGACGTGGCCCCCGTGAAGCCTGCGGAGCCACCGGCCGCGCCCGCCGAATGATTGGAGAGAGCCGGTGACAAATGCGTCGCAAGGCCGAGAGCCCCAGGGCCTGGCCCATATCTACCTGTATGACGAACCGGATGCCGCGGGTCTTGATGTCTCTGAGATCGGCGGCTATCTGGCGTCCCTGTTCCCGAGAGCCGAAGTCGAGACACGCCGGGACTTCTTCACCCACCAGTTCGCGCGTTTCAGCCCCGAGGAGCAGAGGCAACTGGAGCCGGAAGTGGTGCGGCAGCTTGAGATCGCCCGGGTGGAGGATCTCGCCGGGGAGACCGGGGCGCTCATTGGCGCTCCCATGCCGCCCGAGGAACTTGGCCTGGAGTTCGTGTTCGATGCCGCGCGTTTCCGAGCAATCCTGCGGCTGCTCATCGACCCTATGGAAGCCGGCGCGGGTCATGTGCATATCGCGCTGACCAATCACGCACTGGGGCTGTGGCCTGGGGAAGGCAGCCCGTTCCGCCTGGGAATCCTGTTTGCCGGAACGCCGGCAGTCATCTCGCTGGTGGGTCTCGTGGAAGCCCTGCCGCGGCCGCGGGAGTATGACTTCCGCCGGGCGCAGATGGCGATTCTCGGGATCCCGGAAGAGGCAATCGAGGAGCTTGCAGACCAGTTCGCGGACCGCACCTTCGGGTATGCCGACCCGCGCATCAACGAAGTCTGCAAGGGGTACGCGCTCATGGCCTGCGTCCACGAGATCACGGGGGAGGAGTCCTGCCCGGACCCGAACTGCCGCCTGCACGCGGCGCAGAGTCAGGAGGAACTGATCCGCCTGCAATGCGAGACCGCTACTCTCTGCGACCGGCACCGGGAGCTACTTGCGGGGCTGGGGTGAGGCGCCGGGTAGCGTCGGTAGATTCCCGGACGTGCCAGTTGAGATCAAACGAAACGCCGGCCCCCCGTGGGTCCGGCGTTTTCGTTTCGCCGTGGCCGCTTTACCCCTCGCCCTGAGCACAGCGACTGCCTGCGGTCGCCGCACAGGC contains the following coding sequences:
- a CDS encoding cupin domain-containing protein, producing MDRVNERDLQFRHGDHGPKYLFRGPHYEWGIIVLKPGQALRAHKHQTVEETFYFECGAPQIVINDESIRVTEGDVFKLEPGEGHDIINDTDGDIRIIFIKAPYAPDDKVEL
- a CDS encoding TIGR00282 family metallophosphoesterase — translated: MKILHVGDVVGRPGRHALQAILPQLRENLACDFVIVNGENSAAGYGITERTALEIFDAGADCITTGNHVWAQKEAEHLLEVDRRILRPANYPPGAPGIGHAVFETGGEQRVGVINLLGRIFMETVDCPFRVGSKLVDELAPRCDAVIVDFHAEATSEKSCLGYYLDGRATAVIGTHTHVQTADAQVLPGGTAFISDVGMTGPVGTCIGVKQEIVLRRFLSGMPARFDVPKGGPAFLSAVLITTGPARGLPAAIEAMRILTNGAEQL
- the rny gene encoding ribonuclease Y; the encoded protein is MDPIAIVITVISILVAIAGIIFGITRSKSAAKQSDQTRDEVQLQLDEQRRQIEAERRELKLQAKEQEIKLRERIEAEAQRNRSELEEAKKRLEEAKKRLDDREDNLDKRKAEIDKRASEMDKRQQKLKELEEEAQRLLESRQQELERVAQMTREEARELILSDVEKETRQDCAQLIRRMEEEARREGERRAAEVVAAAIQRCAVDQTTETTVSVVPLPNDEMKGRIIGREGRNIRCFEQFTGIDLIVDDTPEAVVLSGFDPVRREIAKVALESLTSDGRIHPGRIEEAVERARKQTEERMQEAAEAAIMEVGITGLHPEIMRMLGKLRYRTSFGQNVLKHSIEVAHLAGMMASQIGARVNIARRGGLLHDIGKAVDYERDGTHTQIGAEIAKARGESPEVVHCIAAHHDDVEMDSVEAALVQAADAISAARPGARRETLDAYIKRLEGLETIARSFEGVDQAFAIQAGREIRVIVKPERIDDLAALNLAKGMASRIEGELDYPGQIRVTVIRETRAVEYAK
- a CDS encoding stage V sporulation protein S, with amino-acid sequence MSCLKVGSQSDPNKVAGALAGTIREQGKAEMQTIGAGALNQAIKSIAIARGFLAPAGIDLVCFPAFVDVDIDGSERTAIRLFIMPR